Genomic DNA from Deinococcus aerius:
GCCGCGCGTGGCACTCGGCCTGCGCCGCCCCCGGAACACGCCGTCGGCGACCCCCAGCGCCCCCGGCCCGCTCACCCGCACGATGCCCACGCCCGCACTTCCCGGAGCGGTGGCGATGGCGGCGATGGTGTCACTGAGGCCGGTGCGGGTCACGGGGGGCAGGGTAGCAGGGGAGGGGGGAGCGGAAGGGGGTCCACTTTCCCTTTGCTAAGTGTGATGGGGCTGTGATCCCCCTGTGACAGGCCGGACCGCACACTCGGGGCACAACTGGAGGTTGCCATGCGTCCACGTCCCGCTCGTCTCTTCCTCACCGCCGTTCTCTGTTTGGCCCCCGCGCTCCTGCCCGCCCAGGCCCGCACCCTGGCCGAGGTGAGGGCCAGCGGCGCCCTGAACATCGCCACGAGCGCCGACTTCGAGCCGTTCAACTACATGAGAGGCGGCTCGCCCGCCGGGTTCGAGGTCGACCTGGGCGGGGCGGTCGCCCGCAAACTCGGCCTGCGCGCGCAGTGGGTGGTGCGGCCCTTCGACGGGTTGCTGCGCGACCTGGCCGGGCGCCCGCAGGAGATCGACCTCGTGATCGCCTCGCACGCGATCACCAGCACGCGGCTCCAGAGCGCGGACTTCAGCACGCCCCACTACTGCACCGGCGGCGTGATCCTGACCCGCCAGGGCGGCCCGCTGACGACCCGGGCGCTGGCGGGCCGGAACCTGGGGGCCGAGGCGGGCAGCACCTACTTCGGCTTCCTGCGCAAGCTCCCCTTCCAGAAGAGCGTGCAGGTGTACGGCAGCTCCCAGGCGGCCATTCAGGCGGTCGCCACCGGCCAGGTGGACGCCATCGCCACCGACCGCTTCGCCGCGCTGGACGCGCTGAAGACCTACTCCAAGGCGAAGCTCGTCGTCGGGGACACGCTCTGGAAGGAGCAGATCGGCATGGCCTTTGCCAAGGGAAACACC
This window encodes:
- a CDS encoding ABC transporter substrate-binding protein, with product MRPRPARLFLTAVLCLAPALLPAQARTLAEVRASGALNIATSADFEPFNYMRGGSPAGFEVDLGGAVARKLGLRAQWVVRPFDGLLRDLAGRPQEIDLVIASHAITSTRLQSADFSTPHYCTGGVILTRQGGPLTTRALAGRNLGAEAGSTYFGFLRKLPFQKSVQVYGSSQAAIQAVATGQVDAIATDRFAALDALKTYSKAKLVVGDTLWKEQIGMAFAKGNTELRQAVNGALKQLVQDGSYLKLSQKYFGQNIGC